The proteins below are encoded in one region of Bacilli bacterium PM5-9:
- a CDS encoding hypothetical protein (product_source=Hypo-rule applied; cath_funfam=2.60.120.600,2.60.40.10; cleavage_site_network=SignalP-noTM; pfam=PF17210; superfamily=117074,48726,49373,49384,81296; transmembrane_helix_parts=Inside_1_6,TMhelix_7_26,Outside_27_2307) encodes MKRNIKSVFTAILMMFAVIFASYSTVDAETVTDGNVKIDIPEYNSSVGWKVGDVYTATITVNFEDNTTTDKIAKIKLPMGMRYVSYPAKNPATSGNLKNIEQGTTGAFDSVLDSSTSAIAPVFSQYSYYDEIIYNFKSTCESQEIKILLTVDEYLYYGTKTFNADNGIIVTASKNGVADLGTVKMGLKAIDDGINYQMIGTAGEKTFLEGSTEQITVQNLGMYRYGTDILYFSKLHPKKATLKYYYPKGEGIKFESAFVKSGGRIIDHPTEAYLEVVYEDASFGSLVGDGAHLTEVKLSFENAAVGQYKNLTDGVTNKHEIILTAYDDTVINVNANYYNVSSTLNIVDSSQISKNLNLTSKNGEYKKISSDFLSAITYKIMNDNLTEKSNFIFEFEAGTNMEVEELVLPTTVKSFKYKTNLNNSNWINLDISELTKTNSPHNKLLTFNVKKMGLENGEYLTNAIAELDDIKKGFDSGGGYNLYYTYQTPRVLSRLKNGINTDSLQIKTYQIDSDKKIIDDTLSVINPTLTRTATLNSNGEFSLNATNVNAGGKELVNGYISINGYFYQNAVAMVNPAIYIKLPKGVNIDKDSVKVTSTYVSNSIDYVVSDPYTLSNGDRYIEIDIKQFLGGYFDGGQANVSMKFSFEIQTSLLSSGNYKWSDYAFLMDKSNEVNVGTVVDTYDIDRDNNTTEKMVPSAVSNYIIQEKKELLIDTYIKASATDPREADYDTSKPASAINFTPGTEAIYTVDIYNNRNDSVGTKANTTAYIPVPKKGLNFGNDFQQQKGYWNMKLGNALPVIKVYDVDPLTGVETDVTASKASNYKLEYSSDATATNYDTTAIYNSASSATTNMIRVTNTAGIEMQEKAVIEFVYVVDEDSQSVIDDPTKLGKINDFRPYYRFVSEGTSGWAEGTRVGANLVIGEISGLAFKDMNKDGIYTDGTDAIFPNQTIKLYKHDGTSYVAYTYPGESTPAEVTTGTDGKYKFSNLPNGDYKIDFKTLSSASGIEFTPIKIGNDFKVDSDVEVSGTDAGMALGIDPTKEASKYIYAGVIKYNPPVDLIMTFDDGTDVDKSITVLGQLDGSGVGEISTIKMKLEPDFFETIADKTYDSDGMKAESSNSAKATAEWTGSLVDKGDYLETSATITGVASGSSVVTFSIKDVYGTTRSLKVNVTVNPNSRPVISASDTTVEAGDTTFNLASLASITDAEDGSSTPATVGIKSNGGFNVNTVGTYTVVYKSLTTDNDGNLALDKTITVSVVDTTKPVTTITPSPSGADVNPTAITVSGTDNATGTLTHSWIVEDSGGTQISSGSGADVTIPSADGTYVVKATSTDAASNVSDEVSFTFIINSSTPEVAIVITPTSKHNPTEIKVNATDGTDPSPTVSYTIKNSSNTIVDSQSNVASGATASIPTTDGVYTITAKAKNNASAESSEISDTFTIDKTAPLPVITITPVSKVNPTSVVVSASDAIDTNPKLSYEIKDSSNTVVKDGSNVASGSSATLPTADGVYTIEVVAVDASSNTSTKVSDTFTIDKTAPDVSVVITPTSKVNPTEIKFEADDVLDSDPKITYTIKDSDNSVVDSQSNVSSGATASIPTTDGVYTISYKAIDKHGNETTSKNTSFTIDTVAPSVSVAIKPTNKYNPTEIKFSASDALDSNPKISYEIKDGSNTVVDSGVDVVSGTTASIPSADGVYTISYTASDKHGNTSVVQTETFTVDKTAPVLTTTDTTKDVKIGTSGTIDYKTLFGLSASDVIDATIDASKVNVDSNAVNVNKTGSYTVTFSVSDAAGNTQTKDVTIRIVALSVSGLVFEDKDYSSTNNAGDGAISGVTIQLINADDDSVITSTTTQADGTYTMNMPNGSESVTNYAIKAVDPVGYIVAKQNISSTPAVDSCVDTTTRKSASMTLSGSDYIDLNIGYGADAIIGVSPLTQKVYVGDTVSSNITLTNATVDSINLNNSNASYSSTANGVDITGVSAGTTKVTITFKNGYNDYSTTKEIDVTVLALPTIDGVDYKTQIGKKVTIEPTYTPVDGILSYVSSNSSIVSVDATGEASAKSRGTSIVSAKVTTNDTQAKEATKKILVSVGLENDPVVGTKDAIDAVDFYMSYEQAKNRTKEKMIGYANAEAWSIEEATLNDDVAITDVDDSAIDMSKLKTKSSVSAKATKTFPVTFTSANGTKVTVDATIADVNTVLNTKDGEAIEAYDFKIKDSDVKGLDKSKVISLAKGKAWNLSDKSKVAITKVNYSKIQAKKGVYPVTLATKKGTSIKVYAKVLETETPITGTNELTIAVSIMGIVSLLGLAKFKLREE; translated from the coding sequence ATGAAAAGAAATATCAAAAGTGTTTTTACTGCAATTTTAATGATGTTTGCAGTGATATTTGCATCATATAGTACTGTTGATGCTGAAACAGTAACAGATGGAAATGTAAAGATAGATATCCCAGAATATAATAGTAGTGTGGGATGGAAAGTTGGTGATGTATATACAGCAACTATTACTGTTAATTTTGAAGATAATACAACAACAGATAAAATTGCTAAAATTAAATTGCCAATGGGGATGAGATATGTATCATATCCAGCAAAAAATCCAGCAACATCAGGTAATTTAAAAAATATTGAACAAGGTACAACTGGTGCGTTTGATTCGGTACTTGACAGCAGTACAAGTGCAATTGCTCCAGTATTTTCACAATACTCATATTATGATGAAATCATATATAATTTTAAGTCTACTTGCGAATCACAAGAAATTAAAATATTATTGACAGTAGATGAATATTTGTACTATGGGACAAAAACTTTTAATGCAGATAATGGAATTATAGTTACTGCTTCAAAAAATGGTGTAGCAGATTTAGGTACAGTAAAAATGGGGTTAAAAGCAATTGATGATGGCATTAACTACCAGATGATAGGAACTGCTGGAGAGAAAACGTTTTTAGAAGGATCAACCGAGCAAATAACTGTTCAAAACTTGGGTATGTATAGATATGGAACAGACATTTTATATTTTTCAAAATTACATCCTAAAAAAGCAACTTTAAAATACTACTATCCAAAAGGTGAAGGTATAAAATTTGAGAGTGCTTTTGTGAAGAGTGGTGGGAGAATAATTGACCATCCGACAGAAGCATATTTAGAAGTTGTTTATGAGGATGCTTCTTTTGGAAGTTTGGTCGGCGATGGTGCCCATTTAACTGAAGTTAAACTTTCTTTTGAAAATGCTGCAGTTGGTCAATACAAAAATTTAACAGATGGAGTTACAAACAAGCATGAAATAATTTTAACAGCATATGACGACACTGTTATAAATGTTAATGCAAACTACTACAATGTTTCTTCAACATTAAATATTGTAGATTCTTCTCAAATATCGAAAAATTTAAATTTAACATCAAAAAATGGAGAATATAAAAAAATTAGTAGTGATTTTCTTTCGGCTATAACTTATAAGATAATGAATGATAATTTAACAGAGAAAAGTAATTTTATATTTGAGTTTGAAGCTGGAACTAATATGGAAGTCGAAGAGCTAGTGCTACCTACAACTGTAAAATCATTTAAATATAAAACAAATTTAAATAATTCCAATTGGATAAATTTAGATATTAGCGAATTAACTAAAACAAATAGCCCACATAATAAATTATTGACATTTAATGTTAAAAAAATGGGACTTGAGAATGGTGAATATTTGACTAATGCGATTGCTGAACTTGATGACATAAAAAAAGGATTTGATAGTGGTGGTGGTTATAACTTATATTATACTTATCAAACTCCACGAGTTCTTTCCCGTTTGAAAAATGGAATAAATACGGACAGCTTACAAATAAAAACATATCAAATTGACAGTGATAAAAAAATTATCGATGATACATTATCTGTAATTAACCCAACGCTTACAAGAACTGCTACATTAAACTCAAATGGAGAATTTAGTTTAAATGCCACTAATGTAAATGCAGGAGGGAAAGAATTAGTTAATGGTTACATTTCAATAAATGGTTATTTTTATCAAAATGCTGTTGCTATGGTTAATCCAGCGATATACATTAAACTTCCAAAGGGAGTAAATATCGATAAGGACTCTGTTAAGGTAACATCTACTTATGTATCGAATTCTATTGATTATGTAGTATCTGATCCATATACATTATCAAATGGTGATCGTTATATTGAAATAGATATTAAACAGTTTTTAGGTGGATATTTTGATGGAGGGCAAGCAAATGTGTCAATGAAGTTTTCATTTGAAATCCAAACTTCACTTTTGTCAAGTGGAAATTATAAATGGAGTGATTATGCATTCTTAATGGATAAAAGTAATGAAGTAAATGTAGGAACTGTAGTAGATACATATGATATTGACAGAGATAATAATACAACAGAAAAAATGGTTCCCTCAGCTGTTAGCAATTATATTATTCAAGAGAAAAAAGAATTACTAATAGATACATATATTAAAGCGAGTGCAACTGATCCAAGAGAAGCAGATTATGACACATCAAAACCTGCAAGTGCTATCAACTTTACTCCAGGTACAGAAGCAATTTATACTGTTGATATTTATAATAATAGAAATGATAGTGTAGGAACAAAAGCAAATACAACAGCATATATTCCAGTACCTAAAAAAGGATTAAATTTTGGTAATGATTTCCAACAACAAAAAGGTTATTGGAATATGAAACTTGGAAATGCATTACCAGTTATTAAGGTATATGATGTTGATCCATTAACGGGTGTTGAAACTGATGTTACTGCTTCAAAGGCTAGTAATTATAAGTTAGAATATTCAAGTGATGCAACTGCAACAAACTATGATACTACTGCAATATATAATTCTGCTTCAAGTGCAACTACTAATATGATTAGAGTTACAAATACTGCAGGTATTGAGATGCAAGAAAAAGCAGTAATTGAATTTGTCTATGTTGTTGATGAAGATTCACAATCTGTGATTGATGATCCAACTAAATTAGGTAAAATCAATGACTTTAGACCATATTATCGATTTGTATCAGAAGGGACATCTGGATGGGCAGAAGGAACAAGAGTAGGAGCTAACTTAGTAATCGGGGAGATTTCAGGATTAGCATTCAAAGATATGAATAAAGATGGTATTTATACAGATGGAACAGATGCAATTTTCCCAAATCAAACAATTAAATTATATAAACATGATGGAACAAGTTATGTAGCATATACTTATCCAGGAGAAAGTACACCAGCAGAAGTAACAACTGGAACTGATGGTAAATATAAGTTTTCGAATCTTCCAAATGGTGATTATAAAATAGACTTTAAGACATTATCTAGTGCAAGTGGAATTGAGTTTACGCCAATTAAAATAGGTAATGATTTCAAAGTAGATTCAGATGTAGAAGTAAGTGGAACAGATGCAGGAATGGCATTAGGAATAGATCCAACAAAAGAAGCATCAAAATATATTTATGCAGGTGTAATAAAATATAATCCACCAGTAGATTTAATAATGACTTTTGATGATGGTACAGATGTAGATAAATCAATAACTGTTTTAGGACAATTAGATGGAAGTGGTGTTGGTGAAATTTCAACAATCAAAATGAAGTTAGAACCAGATTTCTTTGAAACAATTGCAGATAAAACATATGATAGTGATGGAATGAAAGCTGAAAGTAGTAATAGTGCAAAAGCAACTGCTGAATGGACTGGAAGCTTAGTTGATAAAGGAGACTACTTAGAAACAAGTGCGACAATTACAGGAGTAGCAAGTGGAAGTAGTGTAGTAACGTTTAGTATTAAAGATGTCTATGGAACGACTAGAAGCTTAAAAGTAAATGTAACAGTAAATCCAAACTCAAGACCAGTAATAAGTGCAAGTGATACAACTGTCGAAGCAGGAGATACAACATTTAACTTAGCATCATTAGCAAGTATCACTGATGCAGAAGATGGAAGTTCAACACCAGCAACAGTAGGTATTAAATCAAATGGAGGATTTAATGTAAATACTGTAGGAACATATACAGTAGTTTATAAATCACTAACAACAGATAATGATGGAAATCTAGCATTAGATAAAACAATCACAGTAAGTGTTGTAGATACAACAAAACCAGTAACAACAATTACACCATCACCAAGTGGAGCAGATGTAAATCCAACAGCAATTACAGTAAGTGGAACTGATAATGCAACAGGAACATTAACACACTCATGGATTGTAGAAGATAGTGGTGGAACACAAATAAGTAGTGGAAGTGGAGCAGATGTAACAATTCCAAGTGCTGATGGAACATATGTAGTAAAAGCAACAAGTACTGATGCGGCATCAAATGTATCAGATGAAGTAAGCTTTACATTTATTATCAACTCATCAACACCAGAAGTTGCAATAGTGATAACACCAACAAGTAAACATAATCCAACAGAGATTAAAGTTAATGCAACAGATGGAACAGATCCAAGTCCAACAGTAAGCTATACAATAAAAAATAGTAGCAATACTATAGTAGATAGTCAAAGTAATGTGGCAAGTGGAGCAACTGCAAGTATACCAACAACGGATGGAGTGTATACAATCACTGCAAAAGCTAAAAATAATGCAAGTGCTGAGAGTAGTGAAATAAGTGATACATTTACAATAGATAAAACAGCACCATTACCAGTAATAACAATTACACCAGTATCAAAAGTAAATCCAACATCAGTAGTAGTAAGTGCAAGTGATGCAATTGATACAAATCCAAAATTAAGTTATGAGATTAAGGATAGTAGTAATACTGTAGTAAAAGATGGAAGTAATGTAGCAAGTGGAAGTAGTGCGACATTACCAACTGCAGATGGAGTGTATACAATAGAAGTGGTGGCAGTAGATGCATCATCAAATACAAGTACAAAAGTAAGTGATACATTTACAATAGATAAAACAGCACCAGATGTAAGTGTTGTAATTACACCAACATCAAAAGTAAATCCAACAGAGATTAAGTTTGAAGCAGATGATGTATTGGATAGTGATCCAAAAATCACTTATACAATAAAAGATAGTGATAATAGTGTAGTAGATAGTCAAAGTAATGTATCAAGTGGAGCAACTGCAAGTATACCAACAACAGATGGAGTATATACAATTAGTTATAAAGCAATTGATAAACATGGAAATGAAACTACATCAAAAAATACATCATTTACAATAGATACAGTAGCACCAAGTGTTAGTGTAGCAATTAAACCAACAAACAAATATAATCCAACAGAGATTAAGTTTAGTGCAAGTGATGCATTAGATAGTAATCCAAAAATCAGCTATGAAATAAAAGATGGAAGCAATACAGTAGTTGATAGTGGAGTAGATGTAGTGAGTGGAACAACTGCAAGTATCCCAAGTGCAGATGGAGTATATACAATTAGCTATACAGCAAGTGATAAACATGGAAATACAAGTGTAGTACAAACTGAAACATTTACAGTAGATAAAACAGCTCCAGTTCTTACAACAACAGATACAACAAAAGATGTTAAGATAGGAACAAGTGGAACAATTGATTATAAAACATTATTTGGATTAAGTGCAAGTGATGTAATAGATGCTACAATTGATGCAAGTAAAGTAAATGTTGATTCAAATGCAGTGAATGTTAATAAAACAGGAAGTTATACAGTAACATTTAGTGTAAGTGATGCAGCAGGAAATACACAGACAAAAGATGTAACAATAAGAATAGTGGCATTAAGTGTAAGTGGATTAGTATTTGAAGATAAAGATTATAGTAGTACAAATAATGCAGGAGATGGAGCAATAAGTGGAGTAACAATCCAATTAATCAATGCAGATGATGATAGTGTAATAACAAGTACAACAACACAAGCAGATGGAACATATACAATGAATATGCCAAATGGAAGTGAAAGTGTAACAAATTATGCGATTAAAGCTGTTGATCCTGTAGGGTATATAGTTGCTAAACAAAATATTAGTTCAACACCGGCAGTTGATTCTTGTGTTGATACAACAACAAGAAAATCTGCAAGTATGACTTTAAGTGGTTCTGATTATATAGATTTAAATATTGGTTATGGTGCGGATGCTATTATTGGAGTTAGTCCATTAACACAAAAAGTTTACGTTGGTGATACAGTAAGTAGTAATATTACTTTAACTAATGCAACTGTTGATAGCATTAACTTAAATAATTCAAATGCAAGCTATTCATCAACTGCAAATGGAGTAGACATTACAGGTGTAAGTGCTGGTACAACTAAAGTAACAATTACATTTAAAAATGGTTATAATGATTATTCCACTACTAAAGAAATAGATGTAACAGTATTAGCATTACCAACAATTGATGGAGTAGATTACAAAACACAAATTGGTAAAAAAGTAACAATTGAACCAACATATACACCAGTAGATGGTATCTTAAGTTATGTATCATCTAATAGTAGTATAGTAAGTGTTGATGCGACTGGAGAAGCAAGTGCAAAATCAAGAGGAACATCAATAGTAAGTGCTAAAGTAACAACTAATGATACACAAGCAAAAGAAGCAACTAAGAAAATCTTAGTAAGTGTAGGATTAGAAAATGATCCAGTGGTTGGAACAAAAGATGCAATAGATGCAGTAGATTTCTATATGAGCTATGAACAAGCAAAAAATAGAACAAAAGAAAAAATGATAGGATATGCAAATGCTGAGGCATGGTCAATTGAAGAAGCAACATTGAATGATGATGTAGCAATAACAGATGTAGATGATTCAGCAATTGATATGAGTAAACTTAAAACAAAATCAAGTGTAAGTGCTAAAGCTACAAAAACATTCCCAGTAACATTTACAAGTGCGAATGGGACAAAAGTAACAGTGGATGCAACAATTGCTGATGTAAACACTGTATTAAATACAAAAGATGGCGAAGCAATAGAAGCATATGATTTTAAAATTAAAGATAGTGATGTTAAAGGTTTAGACAAATCAAAAGTAATAAGTTTAGCCAAAGGAAAAGCATGGAACTTATCAGATAAGAGTAAAGTAGCAATCACAAAAGTAAACTATAGTAAAATACAAGCTAAAAAGGGAGTATATCCAGTAACACTAGCGACTAAAAAAGGAACAAGTATTAAAGTATATGCAAAAGTGTTAGAAACAGAAACTCCAATAACAGGAACAAATGAATTAACAATCGCAGTTTCAATAATGGGAATAGTAAGTTTACTTGGATTAGCTAAGTTTAAATTAAGAGAAGAATAA